One window of Corallococcus caeni genomic DNA carries:
- a CDS encoding demethoxyubiquinone hydroxylase family protein yields the protein MPQTNPFHSLVPRKLTDSELARSIRLNIEAELDAINLYAAHLDATDNEEAKAILRHVMDEEREHAALFWQLIARLDPEQAQHDREASQKYRLITTGASHEEVEAVGEGGGAEPAEVELPKRLTVGSLRK from the coding sequence ATGCCGCAGACGAACCCGTTCCACTCGCTGGTGCCCCGGAAGCTGACGGACTCCGAACTGGCCCGCTCCATCCGGCTCAACATCGAGGCGGAGCTGGACGCCATCAACCTCTACGCCGCGCACCTGGACGCGACGGACAACGAGGAGGCGAAGGCCATCCTGCGGCACGTCATGGACGAGGAGCGCGAGCACGCCGCCCTGTTCTGGCAGCTCATCGCGCGGTTGGATCCGGAGCAGGCCCAGCACGACCGCGAGGCGTCGCAGAAGTACCGCCTCATCACCACCGGCGCGTCCCACGAGGAGGTGGAGGCGGTGGGCGAGGGCGGTGGTGCCGAACCCGCGGAGGTGGAGCTGCCCAAGCGCCTCACCGTGGGCAGCCTGCGCAAGTAG
- a CDS encoding response regulator: MPKNLLIADDSLTIRKVIGMIFATEDFQVTAVDNGLDAISRTRELRPDVVLADVMMPGKSGYEVCEALKSDPSTQAIPVLLLAGTFEAFDENRAKAARADDHITKPFESQILLDKVKALVGQKSNTMPASAATRVLPQTAAPVAPAAAPPAAAAPPGARPAGAPPPGAMPPGARPPGPGMPPPGARPPGAGVPPPPGAARPLPGAVPPGARPPGAPPPGAMPPGARPPPGAVPPGARPPGAPPPGAMPPGARPPPGAVPPGARPPGAPPPGMAARPPGPGAPNIPGGFPRPPGAAPLPSAPPPAAVPPAARARDPFGLGAPSAPAAPPAAQARTESIRIEDSLPEPSGAEEISLDIGGPSPATPPARARPAADGGEAQLREALSKASREVIEKIAWEVVPQLAETIIREELERLIKDRETQH; this comes from the coding sequence ATGCCCAAGAATCTACTGATCGCCGACGACTCGCTCACCATCCGCAAGGTGATCGGGATGATCTTCGCGACGGAAGACTTCCAGGTGACCGCGGTGGACAACGGGCTGGACGCCATCTCCCGCACGCGCGAGCTGCGTCCGGACGTGGTGCTCGCCGACGTGATGATGCCGGGCAAGAGCGGCTACGAGGTCTGCGAGGCGCTCAAGAGCGACCCCTCGACGCAGGCCATCCCGGTGCTGCTGCTGGCCGGCACCTTCGAGGCGTTCGACGAGAACCGCGCGAAGGCCGCCCGGGCGGACGACCACATCACCAAGCCCTTCGAGAGCCAGATCCTCCTCGACAAGGTGAAGGCCCTGGTGGGCCAGAAGTCCAACACCATGCCCGCGTCCGCCGCGACGCGCGTGCTGCCCCAGACCGCCGCGCCGGTGGCCCCGGCCGCCGCGCCGCCCGCCGCCGCCGCGCCTCCGGGTGCGCGTCCCGCGGGTGCGCCTCCTCCGGGCGCCATGCCTCCGGGCGCGCGTCCTCCGGGTCCGGGCATGCCGCCTCCGGGCGCGCGTCCTCCGGGCGCGGGAGTGCCGCCGCCTCCGGGCGCCGCGCGTCCGCTGCCGGGCGCCGTGCCGCCGGGCGCGCGTCCTCCGGGTGCGCCGCCGCCGGGCGCCATGCCGCCGGGTGCGCGTCCTCCGCCGGGCGCCGTGCCGCCGGGCGCGCGTCCTCCGGGTGCGCCGCCGCCGGGCGCCATGCCGCCGGGTGCGCGTCCTCCGCCGGGCGCCGTGCCGCCGGGCGCGCGTCCTCCGGGTGCGCCGCCTCCGGGCATGGCCGCGCGTCCTCCGGGCCCTGGCGCTCCGAACATCCCGGGTGGCTTCCCGCGTCCTCCGGGCGCCGCGCCGCTGCCCTCCGCGCCCCCGCCCGCCGCGGTGCCTCCGGCGGCCCGGGCCCGCGACCCGTTCGGCCTGGGTGCTCCATCCGCTCCGGCCGCGCCTCCCGCCGCGCAGGCCCGCACGGAGAGCATCCGCATCGAGGACTCGCTGCCCGAGCCCAGCGGCGCGGAGGAGATCTCCCTGGACATCGGCGGTCCGTCGCCGGCCACTCCGCCCGCGCGCGCCCGTCCGGCCGCGGATGGCGGCGAGGCGCAGCTTCGCGAGGCGCTGTCGAAGGCGTCCCGCGAGGTCATCGAGAAGATCGCCTGGGAGGTCGTCCCGCAGCTGGCGGAGACCATCATCCGGGAAGAGCTGGAGCGGCTCATCAAGGACCGCGAGACCCAGCACTGA
- a CDS encoding GGDEF domain-containing protein: protein MARLLLVDDEKIARNLYGDYLTAAGHIVTAVATVADAKTALAAGRFDAVVTDLILPGGDGMEILRHVRERYPGVEVVVITGLDKVAPAVRAIKSGAAEYLVKPVAPEALQHALRRALTTRDLMRENASLRQHVALLEAGQRIATTLDRERLAAATADALESMANASAVMLLERDPGASGFRSHGMRGLPEDLYEALVPQLTERLAGTRTPQSLDGLQVPWPRTLTFPAVDGDTVLGHAVLFHDSAPPEHHPETVSFLVRNWALALRNLGRFAAVEDLAYVDDLTRLFNTRYLHLVLDREVNEALQTQRPFSLLFLDLDRFKAINDTHGHLVGSRVLVEAARVLKGCVRDPDVVARFGGDEYVVLLRGTDSGGALKVAERIRRTMETHQFLGREGLALKLTTCIGVASFPEHAQDKDHLLDLSDRAMYRGKRGTRNVVYMAAQDLEATPAERRQNPPPPQG from the coding sequence ATGGCGCGACTGCTCCTCGTCGACGACGAAAAGATCGCCCGCAACCTCTACGGCGACTACCTCACGGCCGCGGGACACATCGTCACGGCGGTCGCCACCGTGGCGGATGCGAAGACCGCCCTCGCCGCGGGCCGGTTCGACGCGGTGGTGACGGACCTCATCCTCCCCGGCGGCGACGGCATGGAGATCCTCCGCCACGTTCGCGAGCGCTATCCGGGCGTGGAGGTGGTGGTCATCACCGGCCTGGACAAGGTCGCCCCCGCGGTGCGCGCCATCAAGAGCGGCGCGGCGGAGTACCTGGTCAAGCCGGTGGCGCCGGAGGCCCTGCAGCACGCCCTGCGCCGCGCGCTCACCACGCGCGACCTGATGCGCGAGAACGCGTCCCTGCGCCAGCACGTCGCGCTCCTGGAGGCGGGCCAGCGCATCGCCACCACGCTCGACCGCGAGCGGCTGGCCGCCGCCACCGCGGACGCGCTGGAGTCCATGGCCAACGCCTCCGCCGTGATGCTCCTGGAGCGCGACCCCGGGGCCTCGGGCTTCCGCTCGCACGGCATGCGCGGCCTGCCGGAGGACCTGTACGAAGCGCTGGTGCCGCAGCTCACCGAGCGGCTCGCGGGAACGCGCACGCCCCAGTCACTCGACGGCCTGCAGGTGCCCTGGCCGCGCACCCTCACCTTCCCCGCGGTGGACGGCGACACGGTGCTGGGCCACGCGGTGCTCTTCCACGACAGCGCCCCTCCGGAGCACCACCCGGAGACGGTGAGCTTCCTCGTGCGCAACTGGGCGCTGGCCCTGCGCAACCTGGGCCGCTTCGCCGCCGTGGAGGACCTGGCGTACGTCGACGACCTCACCCGCCTGTTCAACACGCGCTACCTGCACCTGGTGCTGGACCGCGAGGTGAACGAGGCCCTCCAGACGCAGCGGCCCTTCTCCCTGCTGTTCCTGGACCTGGACCGCTTCAAGGCCATCAACGACACGCACGGGCACCTGGTGGGCTCGCGCGTGCTGGTGGAGGCCGCGCGCGTGCTCAAGGGCTGCGTGCGCGACCCGGACGTGGTGGCGCGCTTCGGCGGCGACGAGTACGTGGTGCTGCTGCGCGGCACCGACTCCGGCGGCGCCCTCAAGGTCGCCGAGCGCATCCGCCGCACCATGGAGACCCACCAGTTCCTGGGCCGCGAGGGGCTGGCGCTCAAGCTCACCACCTGCATCGGCGTGGCCAGCTTCCCGGAGCACGCCCAGGACAAGGACCACCTGCTGGACCTGTCCGACCGGGCCATGTACCGGGGCAAGCGCGGCACCCGGAACGTCGTCTACATGGCGGCGCAGGACCTGGAAGCCACCCCGGCCGAGCGCCGTCAGAACCCGCCGCCCCCGCAGGGCTGA
- a CDS encoding chemotaxis protein CheW: MSPFESGRRLCLLVEAGETRYAVEATSVIEVAMPGARGASLRGVLEVKDLSALLGGPPEDVPGMVVVLDVSPTLAVRVRSVVEVADVARDPFFLLPPGLADSLAPLSRGAVLHKDRLYLELIVEALPHRAGPRATPPEPRPVHWADAPPERALVLESQGVLFGVPLGNVSQVVPRGEAFSVLPVQSGPVAGVYPHAQALWPICSIPALLGAPARVEDLFVLTELAGRNVGLAATRVLGVLQKFKPAELTGTFRAPGLPDPVMLLDLQRMFS, from the coding sequence GTGTCGCCCTTTGAAAGCGGACGGCGGCTCTGCCTGCTGGTGGAGGCCGGTGAGACGCGCTACGCGGTGGAGGCCACGTCCGTCATCGAGGTCGCGATGCCGGGGGCTCGCGGCGCCAGCCTGCGCGGCGTGCTGGAGGTGAAGGATCTCTCCGCGCTGCTCGGCGGCCCCCCCGAGGACGTGCCGGGCATGGTGGTGGTGCTGGACGTCAGCCCCACGCTCGCGGTGCGGGTGCGCTCCGTGGTGGAGGTCGCGGACGTCGCGCGGGATCCGTTCTTCCTCCTGCCCCCCGGCCTGGCGGACTCGCTGGCGCCCCTGAGCCGGGGCGCGGTGCTGCACAAGGACCGGCTGTACCTGGAGCTCATCGTGGAGGCGCTGCCGCACCGGGCGGGCCCCCGGGCGACCCCGCCGGAGCCCCGGCCCGTGCACTGGGCGGACGCGCCCCCGGAGCGGGCGCTGGTGCTGGAGTCCCAGGGCGTGCTGTTCGGCGTCCCGCTGGGCAACGTCTCCCAGGTGGTGCCCCGGGGCGAGGCGTTCAGCGTCCTGCCGGTGCAGAGCGGGCCCGTGGCGGGCGTCTATCCGCACGCACAGGCCCTGTGGCCCATCTGCTCGATTCCGGCGCTCCTGGGGGCGCCGGCCCGGGTGGAGGACCTGTTCGTCCTGACGGAGCTGGCGGGGCGGAATGTGGGGCTGGCGGCCACCCGGGTGCTCGGCGTGCTGCAGAAGTTCAAGCCGGCCGAGCTGACCGGAACCTTCCGGGCGCCGGGGCTACCGGATCCGGTGATGTTACTGGACCTGCAGCGCATGTTTTCTTGA